One Nocardioidaceae bacterium SCSIO 66511 genomic window carries:
- a CDS encoding C39 family peptidase, protein MEQQTERALDVRLDGRTEASRAPGCHPPQECPSTKNLLPVRHNSQNRSFTCGNTTGLMIARYDGPKRSRYNHARLREKTMGGRAHMRTYVHHVTPWASKNFKRGLNRWMKGRSRGYYQQHKSPSPRRVRKAMRYSIDHGHPFAASTLELATRDHYNGHPEGADIGHWLVVRGYDKNLRKINSLDPAADSDALPAYSEANKRFERRTKRFTRKFLQSHGIAA, encoded by the coding sequence GTGGAGCAACAGACGGAGCGAGCACTCGACGTCCGGTTGGACGGCCGCACCGAGGCGTCGCGCGCACCCGGGTGCCATCCGCCGCAGGAGTGTCCGAGCACCAAGAATCTGCTCCCGGTTCGGCACAACTCTCAGAATCGCTCCTTCACGTGTGGCAACACCACTGGCCTGATGATCGCGCGCTACGACGGGCCGAAACGCAGTCGCTACAATCACGCTCGACTGAGAGAGAAGACGATGGGCGGTCGCGCACACATGCGGACCTACGTTCATCATGTCACCCCGTGGGCTAGCAAGAACTTCAAGCGTGGCCTCAACCGCTGGATGAAGGGCCGGAGCCGCGGGTACTACCAGCAGCACAAGAGCCCAAGCCCGAGGCGGGTACGGAAGGCAATGCGTTACAGCATCGATCATGGCCACCCGTTCGCCGCATCCACACTCGAACTCGCGACGCGTGACCATTACAACGGACACCCGGAAGGCGCCGATATCGGTCATTGGCTCGTCGTGCGCGGCTACGACAAGAACCTGCGAAAGATCAATTCTCTCGACCCAGCGGCCGACAGCGACGCTCTACCGGCGTACTCAGAGGCGAACAAGCGGTTCGAACGACGCACTAAGCGATTCACTC
- a CDS encoding SigE family RNA polymerase sigma factor, translating into MSADAECGGTQAPIPFEDFVAARAGALRRTAYLLTRDTHLAEDLVQTVLAKAWRKWKRINESPVAYVHKMLVNEHLSWRRRRSNGERPTEVLPERSSGDPTDAVGPKNDLWEAVGRLPVRQRATLVLRFYEDLSEAQIAETMGCSVGTVKSQTSKALARLRTDPGLGDAYVPADPGEGARSR; encoded by the coding sequence TTGAGTGCGGATGCTGAATGCGGCGGCACGCAGGCACCGATCCCGTTCGAGGACTTCGTCGCCGCACGAGCGGGCGCTCTTCGTCGCACCGCGTATCTGCTGACTCGGGACACGCATCTGGCCGAGGACCTCGTTCAGACGGTACTAGCGAAGGCCTGGCGCAAATGGAAACGCATCAACGAGAGTCCGGTCGCGTACGTCCACAAGATGCTGGTCAACGAACACCTGAGCTGGCGACGGCGTCGCTCGAACGGGGAGCGGCCCACCGAGGTGCTTCCCGAGCGAAGTAGCGGAGATCCGACCGACGCGGTGGGCCCGAAGAACGATCTCTGGGAAGCGGTCGGCCGGCTGCCGGTGCGACAACGTGCGACGCTCGTTCTACGCTTCTACGAGGACTTGAGCGAAGCGCAGATTGCGGAAACTATGGGCTGCTCGGTGGGTACCGTGAAGAGCCAGACGAGCAAGGCGCTCGCTCGACTTCGGACTGACCCGGGGTTGGGCGACGCGTACGTACCCGCGGATCCGGGAGAGGGGGCGCGGTCTCGATGA
- the serC gene encoding phosphoserine transaminase, which produces MTPPHIAIPTALLPADGRFGSGPSKVRTEAVDALAATGTMLLGTSHRQAPVRDLVGRVREGLRTLLGVPDDYAVVLGVGGATAFFDAATFGLVRARSQHLVHGEFTSKFATAVSKTPFLDPPSVLESALTTHPTPKAEVGIDVYAWAHNETSTGVMSPVHPVADADPDALVVIDATSGAGSLPVDIADTDVYFFAPQKVFASDGGLWLATMSPAAVDRVREIEASGRWVPAFLDLVGAIDNSAKNQTYNTPSLASLFLMAEQTDWMLDNGGLDWAVDRVTSSSTSLYDWAEASTYAAPFVPNPVDRSLVVGTIDLDGVDAKQVSSVLRANGVVDIDGYRGLDRNQLRIAMYPAVEPDDVAALTACIDHVVERLTR; this is translated from the coding sequence ATGACACCGCCGCACATCGCGATCCCGACCGCCCTGCTCCCCGCCGATGGACGCTTCGGATCCGGACCGTCCAAGGTCCGTACGGAGGCGGTCGACGCCCTGGCCGCGACGGGCACAATGCTTCTCGGCACGTCACATCGGCAGGCGCCCGTGCGAGACCTCGTCGGGCGGGTCCGCGAAGGCCTGCGCACCCTGCTCGGCGTACCCGACGACTACGCGGTCGTCCTCGGCGTCGGCGGCGCGACGGCGTTCTTCGACGCCGCGACGTTCGGGCTCGTTCGCGCGCGCAGCCAACACCTCGTGCACGGAGAGTTCACCTCGAAGTTCGCGACCGCCGTCTCGAAGACGCCGTTCCTCGACCCGCCGAGCGTGCTCGAGAGCGCACTCACGACGCATCCCACACCGAAGGCAGAGGTCGGCATCGACGTCTACGCGTGGGCGCACAACGAGACATCGACCGGCGTGATGTCACCCGTACACCCGGTGGCCGACGCCGACCCGGACGCCCTCGTGGTGATCGACGCGACCTCGGGCGCCGGTTCGCTGCCCGTTGACATCGCAGACACCGACGTCTACTTCTTCGCACCACAGAAGGTGTTCGCGTCCGACGGCGGACTCTGGCTGGCAACCATGTCACCGGCTGCCGTCGACCGAGTACGCGAGATCGAGGCGTCCGGAAGGTGGGTCCCGGCGTTCCTCGACCTCGTCGGCGCCATCGATAACTCGGCCAAGAACCAGACGTACAACACGCCGTCGCTCGCGTCGCTGTTCCTGATGGCCGAGCAGACCGACTGGATGCTCGACAACGGCGGCCTCGACTGGGCGGTCGACCGCGTGACCAGCTCGTCCACGTCCTTGTACGACTGGGCGGAGGCGTCCACGTACGCGGCGCCGTTCGTACCGAACCCCGTCGACCGCTCGCTCGTCGTCGGCACGATAGACCTCGACGGCGTCGACGCGAAACAGGTCAGCTCGGTGCTGAGAGCCAACGGTGTCGTCGACATCGACGGCTATCGGGGACTCGACCGCAACCAACTGCGCATAGCGATGTATCCGGCGGTCGAGCCCGATGATGTGGCCGCGCTCACCGCGTGCATCGACCACGTCGTCGAGCGCCTCACACGCTGA